Proteins encoded together in one Thermoplasmatales archaeon BRNA1 window:
- a CDS encoding protein translocase subunit secY/sec61 alpha, whose product MDDEKPSLLYKVKPLGDRLPAVKRPEGHVHFRTKIMWVAVVLILYFVMSNVYIWGLDQTDSLDIFAQYRTIMAGASGTILQLGIGPIVTASIIMQLFVGAKIIRLDLTNRKDKACYQSVLKLLVIVMIFIEAVPQVFGYLVPSDQFTDTFGGVGAKLLIILQLFIGSYLVFLFDEVISKWGIGSGISLFIAAGVAQAVFTGALNWYAVDNSAAYSLSNPPAGTIPKAIYVLMNTNSSEMASGGYEMILLGQPNPLIALIGTVVIFLVVVYLESSRIELPLSHGNARGARGRYPIKLMYASNIPVILMSALLANISMVCLLLYSNDFLSGIPLIGGNEYIGYYASGSTTASDGIAWFLSTPQGLTDWLLPILNPVSYGNGHGVLENLCHVAIYMTVMVIGSILFAKFWVETTNLGSESVAKNILRSGMQIPGFRRDPRVLKRVLDRYIPTITVLSGALIGLLAACADMIGTTGNATGTGLLLTVGIIIRFYEALGREQMMEMNPMMRGFFGGE is encoded by the coding sequence ATGGATGACGAGAAACCGAGCCTGCTCTATAAGGTGAAGCCCTTAGGTGACAGGCTCCCCGCTGTCAAACGTCCGGAAGGACACGTTCACTTCCGTACCAAGATCATGTGGGTCGCGGTCGTCCTGATCCTGTACTTCGTGATGTCGAACGTGTACATCTGGGGACTCGACCAGACCGACTCCCTGGATATCTTCGCGCAGTACAGGACCATCATGGCCGGGGCATCGGGAACGATCCTTCAGCTCGGTATCGGGCCGATTGTTACCGCGTCAATCATCATGCAGCTCTTCGTCGGTGCTAAGATCATCCGTCTCGATCTGACCAACCGCAAGGACAAGGCCTGCTATCAGTCCGTCCTCAAGCTGTTGGTCATCGTGATGATCTTCATCGAGGCCGTCCCCCAGGTGTTCGGCTATCTGGTCCCTTCGGACCAGTTCACCGATACCTTCGGAGGCGTCGGCGCAAAGCTGCTAATCATCCTCCAGCTCTTCATCGGATCCTATCTGGTGTTCCTCTTCGACGAGGTCATATCCAAATGGGGAATAGGCAGCGGTATCTCGCTCTTCATTGCGGCGGGTGTCGCTCAGGCCGTATTCACCGGTGCTTTGAACTGGTATGCCGTGGACAACTCCGCGGCATATTCCCTTTCAAATCCCCCTGCGGGAACCATTCCGAAAGCGATCTATGTGCTCATGAACACCAACTCGTCGGAGATGGCGAGCGGAGGTTACGAGATGATCCTGCTCGGTCAGCCCAATCCGCTGATCGCGCTGATAGGTACGGTCGTGATCTTCCTGGTGGTCGTGTATCTGGAATCCAGCCGCATAGAGCTGCCGCTGTCCCACGGAAATGCGAGAGGTGCCAGAGGCAGATATCCGATCAAACTGATGTACGCGAGCAACATCCCGGTCATCCTGATGTCCGCGCTGCTTGCCAACATCAGCATGGTATGTCTGCTCCTGTACTCCAACGACTTCCTGTCCGGCATCCCGCTCATCGGAGGGAACGAGTACATCGGATACTACGCGTCCGGAAGCACCACCGCTTCCGACGGTATCGCGTGGTTCCTGTCCACACCGCAGGGATTGACAGACTGGCTCTTGCCGATACTGAATCCGGTATCCTACGGCAATGGCCACGGAGTGTTGGAGAACCTGTGCCACGTGGCGATCTATATGACCGTCATGGTGATCGGTTCCATCCTCTTCGCGAAGTTCTGGGTCGAGACCACCAACCTAGGTTCGGAGTCCGTAGCCAAGAACATCCTGAGGTCCGGAATGCAGATTCCCGGATTCAGGCGCGACCCCCGTGTCCTGAAGAGGGTCCTCGACAGGTACATCCCCACCATTACCGTGCTCTCCGGAGCGCTGATCGGTCTGCTCGCCGCATGCGCGGACATGATCGGGACCACCGGTAACGCAACCGGTACCGGTCTGCTGCTGACCGTCGGAATCATCATCCGCTTCTACGAGGCCCTCGGCCGCGAGCAGATGATGGAGATGAACCCCATGATGAGAGGGTTCTTTGGAGGCGAGTGA
- a CDS encoding Ribosomal protein L15, translated as MPSRTKKFRGKRTHGRGKKSGRGAGMIGGRGQSGLCKTGKIGMLKYDRDHWGRRGFKRPQSMVKANTTINVAELKKSMDRFVTSGFATQDGDKFTVNLTEAGIDKLLGSGNIDIAVDVTVAEVSAKAKEKIEAAGGSIAE; from the coding sequence ATGCCTAGCAGAACCAAGAAATTCAGAGGCAAGAGGACCCACGGACGCGGAAAGAAATCCGGACGTGGAGCAGGTATGATCGGAGGACGCGGACAGTCCGGACTCTGCAAGACCGGCAAGATCGGTATGCTGAAGTACGACCGTGACCACTGGGGACGCCGCGGATTCAAGAGACCGCAGTCCATGGTCAAGGCCAACACCACCATCAACGTTGCCGAGCTCAAGAAGAGCATGGACCGCTTCGTCACCTCCGGATTCGCAACCCAGGACGGGGACAAGTTCACCGTCAACCTGACCGAAGCCGGTATCGACAAGCTCCTCGGAAGCGGAAACATCGACATCGCCGTCGACGTCACCGTCGCCGAGGTCTCCGCCAAGGCCAAAGAGAAGATCGAGGCCGCCGGCGGATCTATCGCAGAGTGA
- a CDS encoding LSU ribosomal protein L30P produces MKMTAFIVIRVRATVGVRGDIQETMKLVGLNRPNHAVVLPESDSYRGMLQKMKDYVTWGEADEETLAAMISARGKIVGDYAVTDDYIKEKTEFGSIADLSKAIIAGEYKVRDVEGMKPVFRLHPPVKGFEGNKHSFKEGGALGYRGEAINDLVKRMI; encoded by the coding sequence GTGAAGATGACCGCATTCATCGTCATCCGTGTCCGCGCCACCGTCGGTGTCCGCGGAGACATCCAGGAGACCATGAAGCTGGTCGGCCTCAACAGGCCTAACCACGCTGTCGTCCTCCCGGAGAGCGATTCCTACAGGGGAATGCTCCAGAAGATGAAGGACTACGTCACCTGGGGAGAGGCCGACGAGGAGACCCTAGCCGCCATGATCTCCGCCCGCGGAAAGATCGTGGGAGACTACGCAGTCACTGACGACTACATCAAGGAGAAGACCGAGTTCGGCTCCATCGCAGACCTCTCCAAGGCAATCATCGCCGGGGAGTACAAGGTCAGGGATGTCGAGGGCATGAAACCCGTCTTCCGCCTGCACCCTCCCGTCAAGGGATTCGAGGGCAACAAGCACTCCTTCAAGGAGGGCGGAGCGCTCGGATACAGGGGAGAAGCCATTAACGACCTCGTCAAGAGGATGATCTGA
- a CDS encoding SSU ribosomal protein S5P yields the protein MVLNGEVTTMSEALATKLPLREPEIVDILLPDLQDEVIDLNMVQRMTDSGRRVRFAVTCIVGNGDGFIGVGRAKGKEVGPSIKKAIDNAKLNIIEIKRGCGSWECGCGTVHSFPFEVIGRCGSVTVYLRPAPRGIGLAVGDVAKSLLTLAGVHDAWGFATGNTKTKVNYCMATFDALRQTSKMRVTPEQTERLKIATGPVGLAETDDVKFEEE from the coding sequence ATGGTCCTCAACGGAGAGGTCACCACCATGAGCGAGGCCCTCGCCACCAAGCTCCCCCTCCGCGAGCCCGAGATCGTCGACATCCTTCTCCCGGACCTTCAGGACGAGGTCATCGACCTCAACATGGTCCAGAGGATGACCGACTCCGGAAGGAGGGTCAGGTTCGCCGTTACCTGCATCGTCGGAAACGGCGACGGATTCATCGGTGTCGGCAGGGCCAAAGGAAAAGAGGTCGGACCTTCCATCAAGAAGGCCATCGACAACGCCAAGCTGAACATCATCGAGATCAAGAGGGGCTGCGGTTCCTGGGAGTGCGGTTGCGGAACCGTCCACTCCTTCCCGTTCGAGGTCATCGGACGCTGCGGATCCGTCACCGTCTATCTCCGCCCCGCACCCCGCGGTATCGGACTGGCTGTCGGAGACGTCGCCAAGTCCCTGCTCACCCTCGCCGGTGTGCACGATGCATGGGGATTCGCGACCGGTAACACCAAGACCAAGGTCAACTACTGCATGGCAACCTTCGACGCGCTCAGGCAGACCTCCAAGATGAGGGTCACCCCCGAGCAGACCGAGAGGCTCAAGATCGCAACCGGACCCGTCGGACTCGCTGAGACCGACGACGTCAAGTTCGAGGAGGAGTGA
- a CDS encoding LSU ribosomal protein L18P: MATGPRYKVAFRRRRECRTDYYARRKLLASHETRAVVRRSNKNITVQFVDFAMEGDKIIASADTKQLAKMGWEHSCSTLPAAYLVGYAAGLRAKKAEIEYAVLDLGMQNPQHGGVLFAVAKGMIDAGLEIPCSEDVLPDEDRLNGKHIDDAIEADVNSVKQKLEAE, encoded by the coding sequence ATGGCTACAGGACCTAGATACAAAGTTGCGTTCCGCAGAAGAAGAGAGTGCCGCACTGACTACTACGCTCGCCGCAAGCTCCTCGCGAGCCACGAGACCCGCGCAGTCGTCAGGAGGTCCAACAAGAACATCACCGTCCAGTTCGTGGATTTCGCGATGGAGGGTGACAAGATTATCGCATCCGCCGACACCAAGCAGCTCGCGAAGATGGGATGGGAGCACTCCTGCTCCACCCTCCCCGCAGCCTACCTCGTCGGCTACGCCGCTGGCCTCAGGGCCAAGAAGGCCGAGATCGAGTACGCGGTGCTCGACCTCGGAATGCAGAACCCCCAGCACGGAGGAGTCCTCTTCGCCGTCGCCAAGGGAATGATCGACGCCGGACTCGAGATCCCGTGCTCCGAGGACGTGCTGCCCGACGAGGACCGCCTCAACGGAAAGCACATCGACGACGCCATCGAGGCCGATGTCAACAGCGTCAAACAGAAACTGGAGGCTGAGTGA
- a CDS encoding LSU ribosomal protein L19E, whose protein sequence is MSDLRNQKRLAADILKCGENRVWIDPEHIEEVQDCITRGDVRTAIDSGLIKAKPKNGTSRGRIRHAAKQKASGKRKGPGSRKGTANARVPEKRQWIARIRPIRDELKQLRADGKITPSIYRLYYRKAKGGSYTSRRNLKQHMIADGNLKEEEI, encoded by the coding sequence AGAAACCAGAAGAGGCTCGCCGCAGACATCCTGAAGTGCGGAGAGAACAGGGTCTGGATCGACCCCGAGCACATCGAGGAGGTCCAGGACTGCATCACCCGCGGGGATGTCCGCACCGCGATCGACTCCGGCCTGATCAAAGCAAAGCCCAAGAACGGTACGTCCAGGGGCAGAATTAGACACGCAGCCAAACAGAAAGCCAGCGGTAAGCGCAAGGGGCCTGGAAGCAGGAAGGGAACAGCTAACGCACGCGTTCCCGAGAAGCGCCAGTGGATCGCAAGGATCAGGCCCATCCGCGACGAGCTCAAGCAGCTCCGCGCGGACGGCAAGATCACGCCCTCCATCTACAGGCTCTACTACAGGAAGGCCAAGGGAGGATCCTACACCTCCCGCAGGAACCTGAAGCAGCACATGATCGCCGATGGCAACCTGAAAGAGGAGGAGATCTGA